From the genome of Alicyclobacillus sp. SO9:
AAGGCCGGAACTTGTGGCACTATGACCCAAAATAGATTGAATCCACATGGGAAGATAGACCTGAGTGGCAATCAGGACTGCGCTTGCCAGGAAGCTTGCCAAATTCGAAACTGCGATAATACGCATCTTAAACAGCGACAACGGGAGAATTGGTTCTCGCGCTCTGCTCTCCACAACAAAGAACAAAATCAAGCCCAGCACGGCTGCTGCAAATAAACCGAAGACTGTGGGTGATGTCCACGCGTAGTGCGGTTTTCCGCCGTTAAGCAATGCGTACAGAAGGGACGAAATGGACACTGTAAACAGTGCAGCTCCAAGGTAATCCACTTTGTGTTGCCGACGCTCGAAGGTTTCATGAAGATACATCCACACCAGTGTCAATGAAATAATGCCAATCGGCACATTGATGTAAAAGATCCATCGCCACGAACCATAGTCAACAAAGAAACCGCCGAGTAACGGTCCTAAGATTCCAGCAATCCCCCAAACCGAACTGAATAGCCCTTGCATTCTTCCGCGTTCTTCGCCTGAAAACAAGTCGCCAATAATCGTAAACGTAATTGGCATCACCGCACCGGCACCGATACCCTGAAGCGCCCTGAAGAAAATCAACTGCATCATGGTCTGCGATAATCCGGAGAGCATGGACCCCACTAAAAAAATAATCACGCCCACCGTAAAGACAATTTTTCGTCCATACAGGTCAGCCAGTTTTCCATAAATGGGGGTTGTAACGGATGTGGTCAATGTATAAATTGCAAAAACCCAGCTAAATAAATTGATGCCGCTTAAATCCGCGACAATTCGCGGCATGGCCGTACTCACAACCGTCACGTCTATGGCGACCAACAGCACGGCAACCATCATAGCGATGGTGACCATACGCCGGTTTGTAAGGTGACTCATGTTGCTGCATTCCTCCGTTTCTGCTTAGATTAAACTGTACCTATGAAAATAAGGTTGAGACCGTCTTTTCTATGATGGCACGAAGATGGCACGAAGATGGCACGAAAAGTCGAACCAAGAATAGCACCACGAAAATGGCACTCAAACATTATATCGCTCAATTGCTGACTGTCGATAGTACTTTGTCAATGTTCCACTCGAATTAGAAATTGGCGGCTCTGTATTGCTGAAAAAAAGCTTGTTCGAAGGTATGTATTTGACTTATATTTGACGTTGCATATTTAACGTAAGGAAACTGTGACTGATTATCTTAAAGAAGAAAGGGTTGGTGACACTGTTATGGACATAGACACCCTTGTAAGAACTCGCAGAAACATAAAAACCTTTACATCTGAGCCGGTCTCTCGCGAGCAGTTGATGACGTGGTTTGAAGCTGCCAAAATGGCACCGAATCATAAAATGACGGAGCCGTGGGAAGTGGTTTTTGTCGGACCAGAGACGCGCGCAAAACTGAATCACAAAGCAGATTTTGGCGGAGCTCCTGTAGTGCTTGCCGTGTTGTCAAAGCCCGGCAGTAATGAGAAAGAGCATTTTGAAAATACTATTACTACAGCATGCTTTATTCAGAACTTTCTTCTGTTGGCGTACAATGACGGTGTTGGAGCGCGGTGGGCTTCTCTGGGGTCACAGCCACAAAATAGAGAGATACTAGAGGTTCCAACTGGCCATGAGGTGCTGGGGGTCTTTGGAATCGGGTATCCAAGAGAAGTACCAGAGCCAAAGCTGCGTCAACCTATGGCAGATAAGGTTCGTAATTTACCCTGAGGGAATAACGCGGCGGCAGTCTCGTCGTTCTTTTTCTGAAGCAGTCATTGGAGGTGGTCTCACTGAGACGCATTCTAATGGCTGCTTTCTTATTTTGGCAAGTTGAACGGGATGTGAACAGCTACGGTTTAATGGACTGTTTCTGTACTGGTCCATCACGCACGGCCCGTGTTAGAAAGAGAAAAGGCACCGAACCGGTGCCAATACATCGTAAATTTATTTGATAAGGGGGTCAAATGTGATGTACCCATATAGTAATACCACTATGTTGCATTTGTATTACAAAGAAATGAAGAGTTTATGGTGTTTTCCGCAGAAGACTGTAAAACCTGATTGGAGAAATGGGGTGTCCATTAGCGGGGGATAGGGTTTTGCTACAATGTAGAAAGGACATGCTAGTCGAATCGACCGTTGAGTTTCACTTCCGACACTGTATTTTACCATTCTCTGAGAGGGGACAGTAATGGAGTCGTTTCTATTTCTCTTGTCCATTATTTTGTTGGCGGGTGTTTGGGCTGCCCGAGTAGGAGACAGGCTTGGATTGCCGGTTTTGATTGGATTTGTTGCCATCGGAGTGGTCCTTGGACCAGGGGGGTTAGCGATAACACCGCCCGTATCTCCGTCGTTGGCCAAATCGTTGGGCTACATGGCTTTGATTCTGATTTTATTTGAGGGAGGCCTGCACACTTCTCGCAAGCGGCTGATGAAGGCACTGCTGCCGGCGTTTTCGTTGGCCACATTTGGGGTGCTCATCAGTGCTTTTATTATGGCAGTG
Proteins encoded in this window:
- a CDS encoding MDR family MFS transporter, which codes for MSHLTNRRMVTIAMMVAVLLVAIDVTVVSTAMPRIVADLSGINLFSWVFAIYTLTTSVTTPIYGKLADLYGRKIVFTVGVIIFLVGSMLSGLSQTMMQLIFFRALQGIGAGAVMPITFTIIGDLFSGEERGRMQGLFSSVWGIAGILGPLLGGFFVDYGSWRWIFYINVPIGIISLTLVWMYLHETFERRQHKVDYLGAALFTVSISSLLYALLNGGKPHYAWTSPTVFGLFAAAVLGLILFFVVESRAREPILPLSLFKMRIIAVSNLASFLASAVLIATQVYLPMWIQSILGHSATSSGLTLMPMSIGWPLAATIGGRLMYKAGSKLTAVLGGVLITVGCLWLATMGVAAPYWYLIAIMVIIGLGMGFSMTPFTVLIQASVPWRMRGAATASNTFMRTLGQTMGVAIYGTWFNHSVSHFVKAQFGAAGPPKQFDRLLSPGAVHVHVSTSVIHEVQGILSHSLHTVFLVVGVTAIMTLASILLLPLHKTVMQQQVQE
- a CDS encoding nitroreductase family protein yields the protein MDIDTLVRTRRNIKTFTSEPVSREQLMTWFEAAKMAPNHKMTEPWEVVFVGPETRAKLNHKADFGGAPVVLAVLSKPGSNEKEHFENTITTACFIQNFLLLAYNDGVGARWASLGSQPQNREILEVPTGHEVLGVFGIGYPREVPEPKLRQPMADKVRNLP